The Thermosynechococcus sp. CL-1 genomic interval GGTTCTACAGGCCATGTATGGTAGCCAAGCCCAACGATAACTTTCTGATTAAAAACTAACGGGACTGACGGGGCTCGAACCCGCAACTTCCGCCGTGACAGGGCGGTGCTCTAACCGATTGAACTACAGTCCCAATTTTTGAGCGATTTTTAGACTATCAGGAAAATCATAGCCTTGTCAACTGGTTAAATTTGCCTTGCAGGGCGATCGCCTGCGGGGCATCAATCAACTGCGTAGCCTTGACCCCAACGATGCCTTTCGGCTCATTCAACCCCTCAGCCAAGATGAAAATTCCCGTGTCCGCTACGCTGCGGTGAGTCAAATTGCCAGCCTTAGGCACGTCAACCTTGATCAAGCCCATGACCTGTTGCGCGATCGCCTGCTCCATGACAGCGAAACGGATCACCACCTTGCGGATGCTCGCCAGGAAATTCTCACCGCCTTTTGTGCCCTTGCAGGCTTAGACCCAGAGATTCTGCATCAGGTGTGGCAAGCACCAACGGTTGAGGCTGCCCTCAAATTTTTAGCAACAATGGCTCCCCAAGCCTTACCTGAGATTCTCAGCCACATTGCCAACCGCATTAATGAGCGCGCCATTTCATTACAGGTGGGATGTGCCTTGTTTGGGCGCGATCGCCAAATTGTCGCCATCAGCGAGGCAGGAAACCTAATTTTGACAAGGATTAGGCTATACTAAGTGAAAGACTCAATAAAATCTGTACCAGCACTTATGAATACAAACTGCCATGTTCTTGATCGCGAAGAGGTCATTCGTTTTATCCCGAATGAAGATGATAACTCAAGGATTATTTACAAACAGCGTAATACTGATATTACTTATCCAGAAGAATTTCTAAATCTTATTTTTAATGATGCTAGATTGATTCCACCATTAGTTAGAGGTTGCTCAGCAAGAGTTATGATGCTCGATAAGACGGGTTGGCATAAGGGTAGAGTACGATTAGAAATTGTATTCTATCCCGATGAGGAAAACCCCAATATCAATGTTAGTGATGAACTGAACATTAACGAATATCTATCTCAGAGTTAGGGTTGACTCATAGAAGCTAAGGAAAGTGGTCTACTAAGGATTGGAGTTTCTAAAAACGGTAAAAGATTGATAGCCAGTATCAATTAAGATATGCTCAAATAGTTCCTCTGCAATCAATTCATCAATGACCTGCTTAACGGGTGAGTTATTATTCCCTGCGGCATCATACCAGCCATAGTAGTCGTGTAAAATAAAGTATCCCCCCGGTCGTAAATACCACGGTACATAATTGAAGACATCCGCTTTGCACCCTTCATAACTGTGATCACCATCAATGAAAATGAGATCAACTAAACCGTCAATCGTGACTTCATCTGAGCGGGTATTAATAAATTCAACATAGTTTTCAAGATTTGCTTCAAGAATTAATTCCTCAGCTTCCTTGGTTGGAAATGGATCAATTGAAAGCAGTTGTCGTTTTTTCGGCGCTTCAAATTCGTTGTAATTGATGTCAGGTCGCTGCTTATGTTGTTGTGGTTCTTGCCAGCCAATATCAATGAATCGTAGGGCACTTGCTAGACAGAGAGTTGAAAATCCCTTAAAGCGGCCAATTTCAATGATGCGAGTAGCACGAATACTCACCGCCAGAGAAAAAAGTGTCATCCCCAACCCCAGTTCTGAGCCACCAGCAACAAGTGCCTTCCGCATCAAGCCAAAAAAATCCCCAAAATAGCTTTCCATCTTTTGCTGGTTATGGGCTAGGGGTTCTGTTGTCATTAGGTACTCTGGACTAAAACTCATGGGAGTATTTCTGGCAGCGACTTCTTGTGGCTCTACCTTATCCTAGCTGAGGTTACAATATAGGATGCTGGGAGAGATGGCAGAGTGGTCGAATGCGCTCGACTTGAAATCGAGTGTGGCAGTGATGTCACCGAGGGTTCGAATCCCTCTCTCTCCGTTCAATCAACAAAAAGGCAGCCAGAACCTCTCCAGCCGCCTGACCCAATGATGACTTTTTAGAGTCACCTATAAGCCGAGATCCGCCAAAATGTCGGTGGCGTGGGTATCGGTTTTGACGCTGGTATAGACATGGGTAATGATGCCATTGCCGTCAATGACATAGGTAACTCGCTTGGCGTAGCCGCCGCCGTCCACATCGTAGGCTTTAATAATGGATTTATCCACATCTGCCAAGAGGGGGAAGGGGAGATTGAATTTCTCGGTAAACTTTTGGTGTGAGGTTTCGTCGTCGGTACTCACCCCCAAAACGACAATATCTTTGCCCTGATAGGCAGCATAGTTGTCACGGAAGCTACAGGCCTCTTTGGTGCAGCCGGGGGTGTCATCCTTAGGGTAGAAGTAGAGCACCACAGTTTTGCCCGCAAAGTCGCTGAGGGACACCGTATTGCCGTGGGTGTCCTTGGCAGTAAAGGCGGGGGCGGGTGTACCAACGGCTAAAGCCATGGGGGATAACCTCCTAATGTTAAGTTTTATTACTTGCTTGTTCTTTATTTTATCGGCAGGTGCCAAAAAATTAGTAGTGGATGCGGGGGTCAATCCAAGCATTGAGCAAGTCAACGAGAATACTGGCGGCGACCACAATCACGGCAAAGAAAACCACAATGCCCTGTACGGTTGGATAGTCCCGCAGCGCGATCGCCTCGTAGAGTCGCTGACCCAACCCCGGCCAAGAAAACGTCACCTCTGTCAACA includes:
- a CDS encoding O-methyltransferase → MTTEPLAHNQQKMESYFGDFFGLMRKALVAGGSELGLGMTLFSLAVSIRATRIIEIGRFKGFSTLCLASALRFIDIGWQEPQQHKQRPDINYNEFEAPKKRQLLSIDPFPTKEAEELILEANLENYVEFINTRSDEVTIDGLVDLIFIDGDHSYEGCKADVFNYVPWYLRPGGYFILHDYYGWYDAAGNNNSPVKQVIDELIAEELFEHILIDTGYQSFTVFRNSNP
- a CDS encoding peroxiredoxin — encoded protein: MALAVGTPAPAFTAKDTHGNTVSLSDFAGKTVVLYFYPKDDTPGCTKEACSFRDNYAAYQGKDIVVLGVSTDDETSHQKFTEKFNLPFPLLADVDKSIIKAYDVDGGGYAKRVTYVIDGNGIITHVYTSVKTDTHATDILADLGL
- a CDS encoding HEAT repeat domain-containing protein: MQGDRLRGINQLRSLDPNDAFRLIQPLSQDENSRVRYAAVSQIASLRHVNLDQAHDLLRDRLLHDSETDHHLADARQEILTAFCALAGLDPEILHQVWQAPTVEAALKFLATMAPQALPEILSHIANRINERAISLQVGCALFGRDRQIVAISEAGNLILTRIRLY